A part of Pelomicrobium methylotrophicum genomic DNA contains:
- a CDS encoding c-type cytochrome has translation MGFRLEKSAAWLAVPLVLWPAAAGAAEDLQARGWAASCAACHGTEGRAVGAMPVLAGRPKQELYGALKAFKDGSRPATVMHQHAKGYSDEQLKRIAEYFAKQKP, from the coding sequence ATGGGATTCCGTCTTGAAAAAAGCGCAGCGTGGCTCGCTGTCCCGCTCGTGCTTTGGCCCGCGGCCGCCGGTGCCGCCGAAGACCTTCAGGCCCGCGGTTGGGCGGCGAGCTGTGCGGCCTGTCATGGCACCGAGGGGCGCGCGGTGGGGGCGATGCCGGTGCTGGCGGGCCGGCCCAAGCAGGAGCTTTATGGGGCCCTCAAGGCCTTCAAGGATGGCTCGCGGCCGGCCACGGTGATGCACCAGCATGCCAAGGGCTACAGCGACGAGCAGCTTAAGCGCATCGCCGAGTATTTCGCCAAGCAGAAACCCTGA
- a CDS encoding YncE family protein: MGNRLSQKRRDFLKTVGVGAGAAVAGATGGTLLPAGGLLVREAHAARTTKIEEFYAQFGKYILLVPGKFTGTVAAHDLSTGRTLAWLAGWNYGDTNPIMHHMAAFPSPDPYKGFEFIVNTQGGKNLFIYGIPTTVKEPGEGFNIYRVRYDGTKFNLVSNIAEKTGLGLGVHVTATPDGKGFAVADGQKDIFAEFDLATESVRTAFLVDWKPNNSDLKRAWLEGGTMTITRLKPTLPGGKYDYTGTKGCKIDWELVPGGELFLEEGKVTGTRQTNVVALDAFVYDPRGRWGALSARLPGVAIIFDRQDWEPVVALVGAKGEPSSLPVKKVASDTWEIKMDKVVTPAHQAGFSPDGKNFLFMNGVRQNNIMVWDTSNHADPTKWTKKAVVEDPGWRGSYPNTFHMVFTPDGRKVYVTLWWPSPTPNGIAVVDARNWKLLKSVDIGPDMHTLAITYDGKYVVGVFSGYQKTASGIVIMDTKSDEVVGILPSVGGHHDCVIVPKTVEDLRCSRCTTT, encoded by the coding sequence ATGGGAAACAGACTCAGCCAGAAGCGACGAGACTTTCTTAAAACCGTCGGCGTCGGTGCAGGCGCGGCCGTCGCTGGCGCCACAGGCGGCACGCTGCTTCCTGCGGGCGGACTGCTGGTCAGAGAAGCCCATGCCGCAAGAACCACCAAAATTGAAGAGTTCTACGCCCAGTTCGGCAAGTACATCCTGCTCGTTCCAGGCAAATTCACAGGGACGGTGGCTGCCCACGATCTATCGACCGGCCGAACGCTGGCGTGGTTGGCGGGGTGGAACTACGGGGACACCAACCCGATCATGCACCACATGGCCGCCTTCCCCTCGCCGGATCCCTACAAAGGCTTCGAGTTCATCGTCAACACTCAGGGAGGTAAAAACCTTTTTATCTATGGCATCCCGACCACGGTCAAGGAGCCAGGGGAAGGCTTCAACATTTACCGTGTGCGCTACGATGGCACCAAGTTCAACTTGGTCAGCAATATCGCGGAAAAAACCGGTCTCGGCCTGGGTGTACACGTGACGGCGACGCCCGATGGAAAGGGCTTCGCCGTGGCCGACGGCCAAAAAGACATTTTTGCCGAGTTTGACCTCGCCACCGAGTCGGTGCGCACCGCCTTTCTAGTGGACTGGAAACCCAACAACTCGGACCTCAAACGGGCCTGGTTGGAAGGCGGCACCATGACGATCACGCGGCTGAAACCGACGCTACCCGGCGGCAAGTACGACTACACGGGCACCAAGGGCTGCAAGATCGACTGGGAGTTGGTCCCAGGCGGTGAGCTGTTCTTGGAGGAAGGCAAGGTCACCGGTACTCGCCAGACCAATGTCGTCGCCTTGGATGCCTTCGTCTACGATCCACGGGGCCGTTGGGGCGCGCTTTCCGCCCGTCTGCCAGGGGTGGCCATTATCTTCGACCGGCAAGACTGGGAGCCGGTGGTCGCCTTGGTCGGCGCCAAGGGTGAACCCTCTTCGTTGCCGGTGAAAAAAGTGGCTTCCGACACCTGGGAAATCAAGATGGATAAGGTCGTCACGCCGGCGCACCAGGCTGGCTTCTCGCCCGACGGAAAGAACTTTCTGTTCATGAACGGTGTGCGCCAGAACAACATCATGGTGTGGGATACCTCCAACCATGCCGACCCCACCAAGTGGACCAAGAAGGCCGTGGTGGAAGATCCTGGCTGGCGTGGCTCCTATCCGAACACTTTCCACATGGTGTTCACGCCGGACGGTAGGAAAGTATATGTGACCTTGTGGTGGCCGTCACCGACGCCGAATGGCATCGCAGTCGTCGACGCTAGGAACTGGAAGCTCCTTAAGTCCGTGGATATCGGCCCGGACATGCATACTTTGGCCATCACCTACGACGGAAAATACGTGGTAGGCGTGTTCAGCGGCTATCAGAAAACCGCGTCCGGCATCGTGATCATGGACACCAAGAGCGACGAGGTCGTCGGAATCCTGCCGAGCGTAGGCGGCCATCACGATTGCGTGATCGTGCCCAAAACTGTCGAAGATCTACGCTGCAGCCGTTGCACGACCACTTAA
- a CDS encoding ABC transporter permease, giving the protein MELLALALKNLRRKPFRTFALALAVAVAGGAIFSTSTVMWGVERSLQRGFSRFGADILVVPRGALVSMKSALLTGEPSAFYMKASLMDEIRSISGVARVSPQVFLTSAEGDHCIIGNAFLIGFDPATDFTVMPWLLQKLKRPLTENDAIVGGNNPYQLGETVYFYGQTFNVYGKLERTGIGLYDNAIFIHIEKAYQLLELSKQFSDAPPMGFARGDVSAFLVQVSNTANVNAVRFILSRNPAVKVVTAGNIVTSVRQNLAALFSGTLILSAVLIVGNALMISAIFSSIINERRKELGLLRALGAKKKTIFRLFVSESGLLTTLGGLVGVVIGVVLLRAYAHTIGFHLESMNIPFLWPPWPHVGLVALASVLLSLLVGLIGAAYPALAGSRMEPYDAIRSGE; this is encoded by the coding sequence ATGGAACTCCTCGCCCTCGCGCTCAAGAACTTGAGGCGCAAGCCTTTCCGCACCTTCGCGCTAGCACTGGCCGTCGCGGTAGCCGGCGGAGCGATTTTTTCCACTTCCACCGTCATGTGGGGTGTCGAGCGCAGCCTGCAACGGGGTTTCTCCCGTTTTGGCGCCGATATTTTGGTGGTTCCCCGGGGAGCGCTTGTCAGCATGAAGTCAGCGCTGCTGACGGGCGAGCCCTCCGCCTTTTACATGAAAGCGTCATTAATGGACGAAATCCGATCCATTTCAGGCGTTGCCAGAGTTTCGCCTCAAGTGTTTCTGACCTCTGCCGAAGGCGACCATTGCATCATTGGTAACGCGTTCCTGATTGGTTTTGATCCCGCCACCGATTTCACCGTGATGCCATGGCTTTTGCAAAAGCTCAAGCGACCGCTGACGGAAAACGACGCCATCGTAGGCGGCAACAACCCCTACCAGCTGGGAGAGACCGTCTATTTCTACGGGCAGACCTTCAACGTATATGGAAAGCTGGAGCGGACCGGCATCGGGCTCTACGACAACGCGATCTTTATTCACATCGAAAAGGCCTACCAGTTGTTGGAATTGTCCAAGCAGTTTTCGGACGCTCCGCCCATGGGATTTGCTCGAGGCGATGTGTCAGCCTTCCTCGTCCAAGTGAGCAACACTGCCAACGTCAACGCAGTACGCTTCATCCTCAGCCGCAATCCCGCGGTCAAAGTGGTAACCGCGGGCAACATCGTCACCTCCGTCCGCCAGAACCTAGCGGCCTTGTTCAGCGGCACGCTCATTTTGAGCGCCGTTCTCATTGTCGGCAATGCCCTTATGATCAGCGCCATTTTCTCTTCCATCATCAATGAGCGGAGAAAAGAGCTGGGGCTGCTGCGCGCTCTGGGGGCGAAGAAAAAGACGATCTTTCGCCTGTTCGTCTCTGAGTCCGGCCTGTTGACCACTTTGGGTGGCCTGGTCGGGGTGGTGATCGGGGTCGTCCTCTTGCGAGCGTACGCGCACACCATCGGCTTTCACCTCGAATCCATGAATATTCCGTTTTTATGGCCACCTTGGCCCCATGTCGGGCTGGTCGCGTTGGCCAGCGTTTTACTTTCGCTCCTCGTCGGGTTGATCGGCGCTGCGTATCCGGCGTTGGCGGGAAGCCGGATGGAGCCCTATGACGCGATCCGGTCCGGAGAATGA
- a CDS encoding ABC transporter ATP-binding protein, translated as MMIQLKDVWRVYMVGDHAIEAVRGVSLAIASGEFVAIVGHSGSGKSTLLSLMGGLARPMRGAVLFDSANLWALSDDERSEIRNKKIGFVFQFASLIPTLDALDNVVLPYMFSSWERRKTDIYEEARELLVMVGLEDKLHAYPNELSGGQQRRVAIARALINHPAVILADEPTGDLDEETEADVIKLLLEARRRYGSALVLVTHNRNLAHTADRLLHMKNGSLIYEDLRNRSARN; from the coding sequence ATGATGATCCAGCTCAAGGACGTCTGGCGCGTATACATGGTGGGCGACCATGCCATCGAGGCGGTGCGTGGAGTAAGTCTGGCCATCGCATCAGGAGAGTTCGTCGCCATCGTGGGCCACTCTGGCAGCGGCAAGTCCACCCTGCTCAGCTTGATGGGAGGTCTGGCGCGGCCCATGCGAGGCGCGGTTCTCTTTGATTCGGCAAACCTGTGGGCGCTCAGCGACGATGAGCGTTCGGAGATCCGGAACAAAAAAATCGGGTTCGTTTTCCAGTTCGCGAGTCTGATCCCGACCTTGGACGCACTCGACAACGTGGTTTTGCCCTACATGTTTTCCTCATGGGAGCGTCGAAAAACAGATATTTACGAGGAAGCGCGCGAGCTACTGGTCATGGTGGGCCTTGAAGACAAGCTGCACGCTTATCCCAACGAACTTTCGGGAGGCCAGCAACGGCGCGTCGCCATTGCGCGGGCTCTTATCAATCATCCCGCCGTGATCTTGGCAGACGAGCCAACAGGTGACCTGGATGAAGAAACAGAAGCTGATGTGATCAAGCTCCTACTGGAGGCCCGGCGCCGCTACGGCTCGGCGCTGGTTTTGGTGACGCATAACCGCAACCTCGCCCACACCGCAGATCGACTGTTGCACATGAAGAACGGGAGCCTCATTTATGAAGATCTACGAAATCGCTCTGCGAGAAATTAG